Within the Glycine soja cultivar W05 chromosome 3, ASM419377v2, whole genome shotgun sequence genome, the region attttgttttgattttttatggtaGTTAGGAAGTGGGAACTCTCAGTTTATATTgatgaaaatattgttttataataattatttaaattgctATCATACTTAACATATAATAAATTCTTATTTCTCTCGTTGtatttctttcttaaaaaaaagtttactaaACATATAATCAACTATCGATAATAATAGacaataataactaataaataaataatataaatatagaatttaaaaaatattaaaaccgtGCATTACTACATTCTAGATTAAAACAAGAAAGGAGAATTTATTGTACCATATCCTAGCCACGAAATGAAATGAAGTAGCCAAGTTGGTGAGGaaggaaaatgattattaagaCTCTAGActggataattattttttcataaacacttaaaaaataagaaaaagtgaGATAAGTGGTTGTGTAAGGTAAAAAATTTCATCGACAGATGCCACGTGGCATGGTTGTGCATAGACATAAAGGGACCATTGAAGCTCTAGTTTAGTATAAATGCCAAAACACAGAGTCGCAAATCCCTGCAAAGTGCATACATAATTTGCTGCGGATTCAAGTTCCTTTCTCTCAAGTCATCCTTAGTTATAATATCACCACACCTGTTCACCAACTAACATCTGTGCCCAGTCTTGTGGTGGGTGCCGGAGGAGTATTTGCAAACTAAGCCTGTGACTATGGCTTCCTAGTTATGCTCTAGAAGACCTTTATCAGTGAACACAGAGAGGCAGAGTCAAAAAGCCAGGGTCAAACAGAACAACGTCTTCTCCTCAAACTCCTGGTAAGAATATAATATCACTCCTTTCTATACAACTTACAAAAATGTTTAACACTCTTCAAAATTATGCAATATGCGATAATTTCCGTGTTGTCTCATTGGATGCTTTCTGATTTTGACGCATTTAAAATGAGAGGTGTCCTTCAGTGGATTAGTGCCAAGTTATAACTACTAATGGGAAAATCTGTTGGTATATTTTAACAACTTCATGGTTTGTTATACACGTCTTATGTGTACTTAATTTATCACAATCTAAACAGTTGACCTTCCAATCAACAGTGCACTTTATTATACTCTAAAATACACTCGTCACATTAGAAAAGTCAAATTCATAACCATCTCTTTGGATATCATTACTTTGCAGGAcatgaagaaaatacaaaatgagGTGAGAGACGTATTGAATATGAAAGGGAAGGGTTGATGGGTAATGCAAGAGATCCAAAGTATTAGACTGAAACAGAGAAGTAAGCAGTGCAGACAAGAAGGCTGAGTAAGTTTCAGTACGAGGATCAAGATATCCCTAAAATTGATAACACATCTTTCAATCTGATACGGAAATTtcagtttatattattttatatcatataaaaaaggatcttaacttcatcataggcctcaattttactattttctttaATCGTTGtaatttttgctttattttaaatACAGAGAAATATAGTAATAATGtacttatttgttatttttgggGGATGGACCTATTTGTTATTATGTTTCATTATTCTAGCCTTTATGGATGATGATATATGCAATGAAACGAAGAATGAAATAGAAATGCTAGAAGTACCcaaatatatgttaaatttatgattaatatttctttaagtAACTatgatacaaaattataaagaagtataaatcataacttaattaagtcttttatatatgaaaaatagattatttttaattattatctaatattcatttttttcaattaaatatttaaaaaaaattatgatcatattttttttcagatatttagttaaaataaataaatattacacaATAATctaaaaaagatttattttttaggtatgaaaaatttatttaaacataaaagagTGCAGTcaaaataacccaaaattaTGGCagttcttaaaactttattttataagaacgtttataaaacaaaaagtggAATTGTTATCCGGTTTTCTTTTGTCCTTCTGCTAAATGGCttcagatttttttataataaatcataaacatgaaaataaaaaagtaaaaaagcacgaagaagaaacaaagctgATAtagttatgtttttaattttttctttttaactcaAATTAGCTGTAGAGATATTCTAATTTCAAAGATGTAGGAATTCATGATGGAAATCTTCTATGAGAAgttcatcaacttttttttatacctctcatttttctatttttaaattaatttctattaattatttgaaaaatattacaccTATATAATACCCCTATAAGACTGTGTAAACGTTGAAAGAACATTAAATTATGtgtaataataaaaacttcAGGTCTTGtcgaaataaaaaataaaaacttcggGTATAtcaatgtaatttattttatttaattaaaattttaaattgttggGTCAATACAGAGAGAGCAAATGGACTGCACAGTTTACAAAAGTTGAAGCATAATATGAGCTTTGATCTTGTATTTAGAAactattttctataaaaaaaatattaaatgcttttttatttagcaagtaaaaattaattaaaaaaagtaacggaaaaaagatttagaattatttatttaaaaatataattttacttaaacAAAAAGCTTTATAATAAAACAAGTTCTTGagtaaacttttagaaagatttgacttaaaaaaattatcaatttcaacttgtaaattttaaaaataatgcaaaGTCAAGCTTTGGATTTAAAAAGCGTGGCAAACCTTGTATCATTTTCACCGTGATCCACTAAATCCATGAACAAAATCAAAGAAACTTCCGAATGGAATGAGATTGCAACATGGTAGACAAGAGAATCTGTCAAACAGAGAAATAAAGATTTTTAGCTTAGCTCAAATTACAACCTCGGTGTGCCGCCTCTTCTTTCCCTCAATTTCTTGCCATATCTCCAAAACCTTCACGAACCACACACCCAAATCCAACATCGTAGGAACTTTCACGCTTGTCTCGAGCCATGAAGAATTCGTGTTCTTTTTGTACTTGTTTCTCAGCATCTGTCAAAGAACAAACCAAGCACGGTATAACACATGTTTAATTAGTGTTCCTTCTCCCTATCATCTACACTCATTTGTTTTTTCATCACATTTGATCTTAATTTCATAGAATTATGGATTGCATCTGTTATTACCCAACAGAGGAGCCAGATGAAGATAACAATGATGGCAGCTTCCGCATATTCACTTATAGAGAATTGAATTCTGCCACACGAGGTTTTCACCCCTCGGAAAAGATTGGAGAAGGAGGTTTTGGCACTGTCTACAAGGTTATAAATAGTTATATACTATCATTATTTTCATGTGGCTATTGAAGAAATGTACAATTTGATGTTGTGTTTTAATTCTAACATTTAATTGAGAGCTGAATTTGAAAAGGGTTCTGTAAATTGTAAAGGGGCAGCTTCGGGATGGAACTTTTGTGGCCGTGAAAGTGCTTTCGATTGAGCTAGATTCCTTGAGAGGAGAGAGGGAGTTTGTGGCAGAATTGAATACACTAGCAAATGTCAAGCACCAAAATCTTGTCATTCTCCGAGGGTGTTGTGTAGAAGGAGGCCACAGATACATAGTCTACGACTACATGGAAAACAATAGCCTTCGCCACACTTTCTTAGGTGACTTTTAGATTCATTTCtaagtttttatgttaattgatTTCCAAGTTAAGTGTTAGAATTGTACTAGAGGAATATATATAGAAGCAGGCCATGAAaagattttgttttgaaatttgaattgataggTTCAGAGCAAAAAAAGATGAATTTCAGCTGGGAAACTCGGAGGGATGTATCCATAGGTGTGGCAAGTGGGCTTGCCTTTCTCCACGAGGAACATCAACCCCATATTGTGCATAGAGATATCAAATCCAGCAATGTTCTTCTTGATCGAAATTTTACACCAAAAGTCTCCGATTTTGGCTTGGCCAAGCTACTAAGAGATGAAAAGTCCCACGTCACTACCCATGTTGCTGGCACATTGTGAGTGAAAACCCTTTGGCTATATAGATTAAAATTGGATCCTTTTTTATTCAGAGACCAATggggtttattttgttttcataaaaataaaaacgttACAGCGGTTATCTTGCACCAGACTATGCTAGTTCTGGACACTTGACACGAAAATCAGATGTTTATAGCTTTGGAGTTCTACTTTTAGAAATTGTCAGTGGCCAACGCGTGGTAGATTCGTCTCAAAACGGGGAGCGTTTCATAGTTGAGAAGGTAAGAAAATTGGAGCGAAAAACATATATTTCTCTCATTTAATTCATGCAATAAATAACGCTGAACAAATAAACAAGCCTATATACGAAATGGGGTTAACGTGTTTTTATAGTTTGGACATGCATGTCTATGTTAAATGATATGTGAGTTATGATTGTGTGAACATGTTTGTAGGCTTGGGCAGCATATGAGGCTAATGATCTTCTGAGAATGGTGGATCCCGTGCTGAATAAGAACTATCCCGTGGAAGAAGCGAAACGGTTCCTAATGGTGGGGCTGCGTTGCGTGCAACAAATGGCGAGGCTTAGGCCACGAATGCCAGAGGTTGTGGACATGCTGACCAACAATGTTGAGACGGTAGAGTTTAGTGTTTCACAACCAGGATTTGTCGCTGATCTCAGCAGCGCCAGAATaaggaagcaaatgaatccatCAGAAGAATCAAGTGCTACTGCAGCAACCTTTGCAGACTCCTCTGGATGGTGTACCACCAATCTTGTCCGTTAGATTTATAGCGTTTCGAATgtgatttttaaaagttaatagttATAGCTTTCATGTCTTAAACTTGATCATTCTATTCTTAACGTGTTTTCAAACATGTTATTACAAGAATGCTTAGGTTATGCTGTAGGATCACGCCAAATTGTTCATATCATTAATTGGGATTGATCAAAGTTTTGCTCAAGATTATACAATCATCACTTTTTTTCCTGCATGTAAGGTTGGAGAATATTCTATTAACATGAAAGTGGGACAATGAGAAGATgttaccaaaaaaagaaaaccaagTGAGAGATAGAGATGATTATATATAGTATGTGCCGTGAGATTTGAATGTCCTCAATTTGTTGATATTCCATAATTCAAACTATATTGGTTCTGCAGAGAATTTCTTGATTGGATGTGCGGCGGAGTCATTTGGGGCCGTGCCCAACTGGGCTCCAATAGGCAGAGGAGATTGCGGATCATGTGGTCCAATGAATTGTTTCATCATTCTAAGATTGATTGACGTCATTAGTTGAAaaagaaggttttttttttcttttatttggtaCATACCACCACAATTAGAATTTAGTTACATTTAAaagtttattgttttttctctCCAAGAGTGTTATTGAGCTAACTGAACTACACTCATCAGACTgaaaaagagagattgatataTATGAGGGCCATGATTTTTTATATGACAATAATAATGtctttgtataaatattaaataacatgaTTACTAGCTACCTAGAAGGTTCACTCAGTGAAGTTTCTTAAGTTATCGTGCAAATCTATTAGCATTGCCTTCTAGAGAAGACACAAaagcaacaaaagaaaaaggcaaATTGGCATGGAAAACTTTACAACATGGTAATGGTAGGAGAGGTAGGGGCAACGAGGAGAATCGGCCATAGCCAGATTCAAACTTAAGCTGGCGTGGACGTGAAAGTCAATCCATATTGTTCCCACCTTCAGGTTGAAGGTCTAAAAAAATacgaatttttttatatgcagTTATGCACTTTAATCTACCTTCAAGCGTTGATTCAAATGACTATGATTGTTTGGTATATTGCTTGTCAAATCATCAGGGGAAGTCATAATGGATGTGAGCATATATATCAGCTCAATAAAATTCCTTTTTTAGAAACCAAATGGATGCGTAACCAAcatgtaaaagaaaaagttaGTAAGTGAATCTCAATATATATTGATTATTGTACACCAAAAAATGTAATATCAACATATAATATTCTTCAATTCAAATAGACGAGTTAAATATCCATCCATAAAAATTGGTTAATATATAGATGGgtaagacaattttttaattagatgagATATGTATGAATTATACCTTTTTAAAGtacatttttaataattcataataaatagattaatgatttattttgtactcatctattataatttaatttaaatttgaccTAATCTATATCTATTTGACAACCTCAATTGAGTgatcttattttataattcatatttataaaactttatattaatttaaaaagtatttatataattccttttaatattatttttgtttttctgggGAGCCAAAAGGTCAGAACatcatttatatacatttttttagagaaattatttatatacGTTAAAATTGACTTATTACGCCTTTGATGGATTTGCATTGGGTTGGCTACTGCTTTCGTGTTTTCTATGGGAGATTtactaaaataatacttttctaaaaataaactactaaataaagttttttttttttgaaacattaGTCACAGTCTATATATAATCGCCAAAAGGCCAAAGAATTCTTCAAATCGTCAAAAGTTGAAATTTCTGGCGTAGATTGATGGCGACAAATGGTAATATGTTTTAACACAACATTTTTTTGGTGTAATTTCCCAAGTATTATATCAGTAAATCTCCCTATTTTATCCTGGTGATTATTGCATAACGAATAAATCTAAAGTATCATCACGCGCGTCTCATATATATATTACGTCCTTTTCGTCCTATTTTTCATGCAGTAGTACACTACTATTAGATATATTGTTGACCAATcagtaattgttttgaaaaagagaTGTAACTACAAACGCATCTTTTCCAGACCCACGTGCGAGtcatatatatttacaaatgGTTATTACCCATTTGCTCAACAGTATATTATTAAGTAATTAACTTGTATCAGTGCAAAAACTATACTGTTGCGTGAGTAAACTAAAATGCACAGGAACATTAGTCTCAACTCTCAATTAATTGGTCGAGTTATCTAAATTCTAACAACCAAAATgaaagaaaccaaaaaaaatatcttttacaaGTTATTGGTTTGATAGACAATCAATAGATCAAAAGTGTGCATCCTATTcaactttttgtttttggatATATACCTTCTGAATTGGGTGAATAGAATTAGTATTATTAatctttgaattattttttgattagttctttgaattattTATGTATGAGTTACTTCAGACTCTtcgtaaattaaaatatgtaacatACTGAAAGCAAAAActgatattaattaataagcaaGCTTTGCACCTATGGTTTCGTCTCTTTTGAAGTTTGTAGATCATTAGCTGCAAACTGGATTGTAAAAGTTCAATAACCAAGATTTTGGTAGCTATACAAATCTTCTTGAAGAGCACTACCAATATCAGTGTGCATCATGTGCATTGTACAAAGTGAAAAATGAGAACACATCGCTGCTTAAACAACACTCCTCTCACTAATACACACGACTTGAATGAACAAAGTACGTCTATTACACAAGGCTGTTGCAACAATGATCCTACCAGCATTTACTAGCATAGGCTCAACAAATAATGGATTTTGTCGAATTTTCAAGAGTGTATACCTGTGCGGCTTCAAAGGGAAATAAAAGCTGGAAAAAgacagaaaataattttaaaaaaatctagtaACTAAAAGACATaataaatttgttctataaaGCTTGTTAGCTTGGTACATATATTGATAGGTACTCAATTCACAGTCAACATTTtctttatcataattaaaagaCAATATGATGCCACTAATTGTCAACGAATTCAAACTAATGAAATATATATCTCAAAACCAGGCGCCTGATTTGAGTTGAAATGTATACTGAATATAAACAAATGTAAATGTAGCCAAGATGTTAACTGGTCAATTGCAACAAAAAATGACAAGACAATGATGAAAACGATTGGTGGATGCGTCAACTTTAAGGTGACAATGATCTATACTGAGGGAGGACAGAAGATGCCAATTAACCTATAAAATGATAAGAAAGGAAAAGCAAAtatcaaaaccaaaaaatattattttattttctttgtagcTAATGATACTTACCTCTCTACTATTTAGCCAAATCAATAACATTTTGAACCAAGTAGGCTATTCACAACCTAACACAACATTAAGCACAATtaatagattaattatttatcagaTACCAAAGGAGAGTAGGAGACCTTTCAAACCTCTTCTTTCCATCCCTCCCAACAGATAAGATGGAAAGAAACAAAGAGAATAGGAAATCAAAACTGAATTAAAGAGAGACATAATGAACAAAGATTTGTAGAAAACAGAAACTAGTTAATTTAGTTTTCCCTTGATTAATAATAACACACAGCATGCATGGCTCCTCGCACGCCATTCGTTAAGGCCATCACTGTCCTGATGGGCTCTGCAAATGGCATACAGGGAGCCAGGCACGCCAAGTATGCTAATAGTAACACACAATAACTAAATGCAAACTTAACCTATTTATCTCTCTACCATGGAAGACGGTAAGTTTTACAGAGATATGACCAAATCATGAGTGCTCTTGATAATTGGTGGTGCTGAGACTAGAAGTGATCTGCAAGAATTATTTATGAGGAGGTAGAAGCAATTAAGCAGCATAATATATACAGCATGAAGGAAGACAAGGCCTTCCATGTCCCCCCAAAAGACAAAAACACCACTCGGCTACTTTGGCTACTGTTTTTACTTGGGAAACAACCAAGCAGCTAGCAATTTGGCATGAAGCAAAGCTAGCTTTGTAAATAACTCTACCTGAACCTAccttgtctctctctctctctctc harbors:
- the LOC114407078 gene encoding putative serine/threonine-protein kinase isoform X1, with the protein product MRLQHGRQENLSNREIKIFSLAQITTSVCRLFFPSISCHISKTFTNHTPKSNIVGTFTLVSSHEEFVFFLYLFLSICQRTNQARIMDCICYYPTEEPDEDNNDGSFRIFTYRELNSATRGFHPSEKIGEGGFGTVYKGQLRDGTFVAVKVLSIELDSLRGEREFVAELNTLANVKHQNLVILRGCCVEGGHRYIVYDYMENNSLRHTFLGSEQKKMNFSWETRRDVSIGVASGLAFLHEEHQPHIVHRDIKSSNVLLDRNFTPKVSDFGLAKLLRDEKSHVTTHVAGTFGYLAPDYASSGHLTRKSDVYSFGVLLLEIVSGQRVVDSSQNGERFIVEKAWAAYEANDLLRMVDPVLNKNYPVEEAKRFLMVGLRCVQQMARLRPRMPEVVDMLTNNVETVEFSVSQPGFVADLSSARIRKQMNPSEESSATAATFADSSGWCTTNLVR
- the LOC114407078 gene encoding putative serine/threonine-protein kinase isoform X3, which codes for MRLQHGRQENLSNREIKIFSLAQITTSVCRLFFPSISCHISKTFTNHTPKSNIVGTFTLVSSHEEFVFFLYLFLSICQRTNQARIMDCICYYPTEEPDEDNNDGSFRIFTYRELNSATRGFHPSEKIGEGGFGTVYKGQLRDGTFVAVKVLSIELDSLRGEREFVAELNTLANVKHQNLVILRGCCVEGGHRYIVYDYMENNSLRHTFLGSEQKKMNFSWETRRDVSIGVASGLAFLHEEHQPHIVHRDIKSSNVLLDRNFTPKVSDFGLAKLLRDEKSHVTTHVAGTFGYLAPDYASSGHLTRKSDVYSFGVLLLEIVSGQRVVDSSQNGERFIVEKAWAAYEANDLLRMVDPVLNKNYPVEEAKRFLMVGLRCVQQMARLRPRMPEVVDMLTNNVETVEFSVSQPGFVADLSSARIRKQMNPSEESSATAATFADSSGW
- the LOC114407078 gene encoding putative serine/threonine-protein kinase isoform X4, giving the protein MKNSCSFCTCFSASVKEQTKHEEPDEDNNDGSFRIFTYRELNSATRGFHPSEKIGEGGFGTVYKGQLRDGTFVAVKVLSIELDSLRGEREFVAELNTLANVKHQNLVILRGCCVEGGHRYIVYDYMENNSLRHTFLGSEQKKMNFSWETRRDVSIGVASGLAFLHEEHQPHIVHRDIKSSNVLLDRNFTPKVSDFGLAKLLRDEKSHVTTHVAGTFGYLAPDYASSGHLTRKSDVYSFGVLLLEIVSGQRVVDSSQNGERFIVEKAWAAYEANDLLRMVDPVLNKNYPVEEAKRFLMVGLRCVQQMARLRPRMPEVVDMLTNNVETVEFSVSQPGFVADLSSARIRKQMNPSEESSATAATFADSSGWCTTNLVR
- the LOC114407078 gene encoding putative serine/threonine-protein kinase isoform X2, coding for MRLQHGRQENLSNREIKIFSLAQITTSVCRLFFPSISCHISKTFTNHTPKSNIVGTFTLVSSHEEFVFFLYLFLSICQRTNQARIMDCICYYPTEEPDEDNNDGSFRIFTYRELNSATRGFHPSEKIGEGGFGTVYKLRDGTFVAVKVLSIELDSLRGEREFVAELNTLANVKHQNLVILRGCCVEGGHRYIVYDYMENNSLRHTFLGSEQKKMNFSWETRRDVSIGVASGLAFLHEEHQPHIVHRDIKSSNVLLDRNFTPKVSDFGLAKLLRDEKSHVTTHVAGTFGYLAPDYASSGHLTRKSDVYSFGVLLLEIVSGQRVVDSSQNGERFIVEKAWAAYEANDLLRMVDPVLNKNYPVEEAKRFLMVGLRCVQQMARLRPRMPEVVDMLTNNVETVEFSVSQPGFVADLSSARIRKQMNPSEESSATAATFADSSGWCTTNLVR